In Nocardioides cavernae, a single genomic region encodes these proteins:
- a CDS encoding GNAT family N-acetyltransferase, which produces MDTDAQIVELDTTDPHALIATAAAFEVTATSPSTHYARTWLQAVEGGEVVGVAELELPLSENTDVAWAEVQVLPTHRRRGVGRALWQAVVERSRAAARTRVGGEVTVDVATPGPAREFAAAMGTVDKHREDHLVADLPVATSPVDPAYEVVTWRGRCPDEHREAYLAMRNQMNADVPTGELDLEPEVLNDERLATSEERLMRAYDVRVAAARRRADGTFGGYSLLFVPHGTDYGWQDDTLVMPEHRGHRLGAALKTANYADLPDDVRLVHTWTAPSNTAMHRTNTGLGFRVVEHMYEVEAPIA; this is translated from the coding sequence GTGGACACCGACGCGCAGATCGTGGAGCTCGACACGACCGACCCGCACGCCCTGATCGCCACGGCGGCCGCCTTCGAGGTCACGGCCACCTCGCCGAGCACCCACTACGCCCGCACGTGGCTGCAGGCCGTCGAGGGCGGCGAGGTCGTCGGGGTCGCGGAGCTCGAGCTGCCGCTGAGCGAGAACACCGACGTCGCGTGGGCCGAGGTCCAGGTGCTGCCCACCCACCGGCGTCGCGGCGTCGGCCGTGCCCTGTGGCAGGCCGTGGTGGAGCGCTCCCGTGCCGCCGCCCGCACCCGGGTCGGGGGAGAGGTGACCGTCGACGTCGCCACGCCCGGCCCCGCCCGCGAGTTCGCCGCGGCCATGGGCACGGTCGACAAGCACCGCGAGGACCACCTCGTCGCCGACCTCCCCGTCGCCACGTCGCCGGTCGACCCGGCGTACGAGGTCGTCACCTGGCGTGGCCGCTGCCCCGACGAGCACCGCGAGGCCTACCTCGCCATGCGCAACCAGATGAACGCCGACGTCCCGACCGGGGAGCTCGACCTCGAGCCCGAGGTCCTCAACGACGAGCGGCTGGCCACGTCGGAGGAACGGCTCATGCGGGCGTACGACGTCCGGGTGGCCGCAGCCCGCCGCCGCGCGGACGGCACGTTCGGCGGCTACTCGCTGCTGTTCGTCCCGCACGGCACCGACTACGGCTGGCAGGACGACACGCTGGTGATGCCCGAGCACCGCGGCCACCGCCTCGGAGCCGCCCTCAAGACCGCCAACTACGCCGACCTGCCCGACGACGTCCGGCTCGTCCACACGTGGACCGCGCCGTCCAACACCGCGATGCACCGCACGAACACGGGCCTCGGCTTCCGCGTCGTGGAGCACATGTACGAGGTCGAGGCCCCCATCGCCTAG
- a CDS encoding alpha/beta fold hydrolase produces the protein MELGHVTLSDGRRVDTYVGGDPNGPAVLVQHGMPQCRLVATHLDDGAREAGVRLLALSRPGFGQSSWAEPSLASCGRDALDVATALGADTFAVLGISFGGPFAAATAAADPERVSALGICVGIGPWRILDADDPDLVAELDILALDDAGRTDEAVEAYRELMAGVFDDMLAKESDEELMVAFDAMVSPDGKRDVDWDAFPPQWRERFARDVREALTTYDGMAHDNIAAGRNWDIDLTTIHQPTFLWYGADDDLLPLKHGLWWEAQLPQAQLTVRPRTGHGGAYFIHSEDMSRTLTAAS, from the coding sequence ATGGAGCTCGGTCACGTGACCTTGAGCGACGGCCGCCGCGTCGACACCTACGTCGGCGGCGACCCGAACGGGCCCGCCGTCCTCGTGCAACACGGGATGCCGCAATGCCGGCTGGTGGCCACCCACCTCGACGACGGCGCCCGCGAGGCCGGGGTGCGGCTGCTCGCCCTCAGCCGGCCCGGCTTCGGCCAGTCCTCATGGGCGGAGCCCAGCCTCGCCTCATGCGGCCGCGACGCCCTCGACGTCGCTACAGCCCTGGGCGCAGACACGTTCGCGGTCCTCGGCATCTCGTTCGGCGGCCCGTTCGCGGCCGCGACGGCGGCTGCCGACCCGGAGCGGGTCTCCGCGCTCGGCATCTGTGTCGGGATCGGTCCCTGGCGCATCCTCGACGCCGACGACCCCGACCTGGTTGCGGAGCTCGACATCCTCGCCCTCGATGACGCGGGACGCACCGACGAGGCCGTTGAGGCGTACCGCGAGCTGATGGCGGGCGTGTTCGACGACATGTTGGCCAAGGAGTCCGACGAGGAGCTGATGGTCGCGTTCGACGCCATGGTGTCGCCGGACGGGAAACGGGACGTCGACTGGGACGCGTTCCCGCCGCAGTGGCGCGAGCGGTTCGCGCGTGATGTGCGCGAGGCGCTCACCACCTACGACGGCATGGCCCACGACAACATCGCGGCCGGGAGGAACTGGGACATCGACCTGACGACCATCCACCAGCCGACGTTCTTGTGGTACGGCGCCGACGACGACCTGCTGCCGCTCAAGCATGGCCTCTGGTGGGAAGCACAGCTGCCTCAGGCGCAGCTGACCGTCCGCCCCCGGACTGGTCACGGCGGCGCGTACTTCATACACAGCGAGGACATGTCCCGCACGCTGACAGCGGCATCCTGA